In Akkermansia muciniphila ATCC BAA-835, the genomic stretch GGCAAAAAGAGTCCCGCCTAATCTTAATGAAGCCTTTCAGCTAAAATGAACAGGACAGGAAATTCCCGCCCTGTTCATAATGCCGTTCAATTACAAAAAATTACTTGTCCTCCGGTTTGGAGTCCGCTGTCTTCTCCACCTCCACGTCAATGGGCTGGGAAAGCTCGGGAGAAGGCCGGACCTCCGTTTTGGAGGCGGAAGCATCACTCATGGTCTCCTTCTCGGTCTTCAGCAGTTCTTCTTCAAATTCAGATTTGGCCTTCTTGAATTCTCCCAGGCTCTTGCCCAATCCGCGGGCAAATTCCGGAAGTTTCTTTGCGCCGAACAAAAGGAAAACAATCACCAGAATGGCGATAATCTCCGGTGTTCCCAGTCCAAAAATAGCTAACATGTTCATCATGGAGTACTACAGTATTTTTAACAGATTTTTTTCATGCCGGATACCTCATAATACGCTTCATGCGTCATCAGAGGCCTCCCGTTCCTGTTTCTGCTGTTCCGCAAGCCTTCTGGCGGCAAAACGCTGAAAACGCCAGACAATAATAAATATTGCCAGCAAAAAGATGCCTGAGCCGCCCCACAACAGCCAAAAAGCGGCGGAAGCCGCCTTTTCATCCCCCATTTCTCCAGCCTGGTTCCAATAATAATAGGATAAAACCGGATTCCAGGGCAGTGAACTGTCCGGCAGAAGATGGAGACGCGCCATGCGGTTCATGGCCGGCAAATAGGCAGCCTGGGCGGATGCTTTCATCAGGGAATCTCCCTGAGCCTCATCACCCCGTGTATAATATACCTGGGCCAGCATGTACATGGCCTTGGGATCCCCTGTAGCATCCGCCACACGCCGCAGCAGCCTGTAGGCCTCATCCGCATCCAGTTCCCCGCCCTTCCCGTTCTGGAGCAGCTCCGCGGCCTTTAGTGCCGCAGGGAAATAACCGGCGGCGGCAGCCTCACGATACAGAGCCAGGGCCCGGGCCGCCTGTTCTGCGGAAGGAGTTCCCTCCAGCAGCATATCCGCCAGGGCAGCCATGCTGTACGGATCCTTCCATTCCGCCCCTTTTTCAAACCAATGGAAGGCCTTTTCCCGGTCAGGGGGCAAATACTTGCCGTCCCGGAACATTATGCCCAGTTCCATCACGGCTCCCAAATCTTTACGGGAGGCCGCTTTCTCAAACCATTCTACGGCCTTGGCCGCATCCTGCGGCACTCCCAGCCCATCCCGGTACTTAAATGCCAGAAGGCCTTGTGCTGTCAGGTTGCCGCTTTCCGCTGCCTGAAGAAGATATGGGACTGACTTTTCCGGAGAACTGTCCGGAACCAGCTTTCGTTCATAAACAAGGGCAGCCCATAACGCCGCCTTGGAATCACCGTCATCCGCCTCTTTCTTCCACGTCTGGAGAGATTTTTTATAATAAAGGGCTGCCGTTGCTTCATCCTTCGGTCCTCCTGCTCCCTGGGAAGCCATTACAGCCACCTGGTACTGTGCCGCGGCATTACCGCTGTCAGCAGCCCGGGTAAACCAGTACCGGGCCCTTTCCAGGTTCTTTGGGTACAGGCGGCTGCCTGTATAAAACAGCTTGCCCAAATCCAGCATGGAATCCACATCTCCGTTATTGGCCCTTTTCTCTGCCAAGGAAACATACTCGGACATCCATTTGGACGTTTCCGCAGCATTACCCTCCACGTCATAATGCACAGACAGCTCCCGGGCGGCAGCTGGATCCCCATTCAGAGCTCTTTCGCGGAGACCGGACAAGTAAGCCTCAAAATTTCCCTCCCCGGCAGGCTCCGGAGAGGAAATATTCTGAGAAGCAAGAAGTGGATGCTGAACGAGGGACAGTCCCCACAATCCGGCAAAAAGCCACCATCTGCAATGTTTCTTCATACCGGAACAAGTCATTCATTAATGGCCCCTGTTTCCGCGGGAAAAACTGCTGGAGGACCTGCCTCCAAAGCCCGGCTTACGAAACCCGCCTTCACGCCTCTGAAAACCTCCTCCGCGGCGGTCTCTCCCAAAACCGCCTTCACGGCGTTGGAACCCTCCTTCACGACGGTTTTCCCTGAAACCTCTCTCCTGATGCTGGAAACCTCCTTCGCGGCGGTCTCTCCCAAAACCGCCTTCACGGCGTTGGAATCCTCCTTCACGACGGTTTTCCCTGAAACCTCCCTCCTGATGCTGAAAACCTCCTTCGCGGCGGTCTCTTCCAAAGCCGCCTTCACGGCGTTGGAACCCTCCTTTACGTCGCTCTTCTTTGAAACCGGCCTCGCGGCGCAGGGCCCCATCCCCGCGGCGGCCGCGGAAGCCATCTCCACGACGATGAAAATCTCCGCGGCGGTCACGGGAACGGAAGCCGGAATCTCCCCGGAAATATCCATCTTCCTTGACTTCACGTTCATCCTCCGTCTCCACAAAACGAGTCTTCATTTCCGGAGTAGGTTCATAAGAATCGCCAGCTTCAAAATCTTCCGGATTAAACACATAATCCTCATCGGAATCAACGCCTCTTCCGCCCTGCTCACCCTTGGCGCCCCCCCCGGCGACAAGCTGGGAAGCACCCAGGTATTTACGCTGGCGGGGAGGATTTTTCAGTGACAGAGCCACGTCCGCATCATCCAGGAATTTCCAGCCCCCGGGTTCCAAGTCCCCTCCCCACAGGGAGCCGATGCGCACGCGCACCAACTTGCGGACACGAAGGCCCAGGCACTGGAACATTTGACGCACCTGACGCTTCAACCCCTGTTCCAAAACAATGCAGGCACGGCGCGCGGAAGCGCGGCAAACATATTTGGCCTTGGCATTTCCCTCCGGAATGCGTACTCCGCGCAAAAACTGCATCAGTACGGAATTATCAAAATTCTGATCTACCGTCACCCAGTACTCCTTTTCTATGCCGCCGGTAGGATGGGAAAGAACCTGGGTCAATTCCCCCTTATTCGTCATAATCAGAAGACCTTCGGAATCGGCATCCAGCCGTCCCACATAATTCAGATGGCGCAGGCGCGGCGGCAGCAGGTCGTAAACAGTACCTATGGCTCCCTGCGCTTCGCGGCTGCACACATACCCGCGGGGCTTGTTCAACAGCACCACAACCTCTTCCATAGGGGTCATATGGCGGCCGTCCACCTTCACGAAATCCTTCTCCGTCACCCTCATCCCAGGCGTATCGATAACCTTCCCGTTCACTTCCACACGTCCTTCCCCAATCAGCCTGTCGGCCACCCGGCGGGAGTCAATGCCGCAGGAAGCCAGGAATTTATTAATGCGGATACCTCCGTTTTCTTCGGAGCCATGTTGTTCTTCACTCATATTGGTATAATGTCCGCTATCTCAGCGGATGATTTTGTATTGTTTATATTACGGCAATTCACATCCTCAAAAAGAGGAGGCTTTCTTTTGCCGGAAGAAAAAAGCCTCTCGGTTCATAGACATCCGAGAGGCTTCCTGTATTAGGAAAATGACTTGCCGTGCAAACTCCGCCGGGAAACTCTCCGGAGAGGATAAAGACAAGCTTAAGCTTCATGCTTGGTCTTCGGCAGGCCGAGAGGGCTTTGGCCCTTCTTCCATTCGCCGCGTTCCTTCAGAAGCTTGACACGTTCAAAACGCTTCAGGACGGAACGCTTGCCGCCTACGGTACCGGTTGCTTTGAGGCTGGAATGTTTGGACATGATCTTGTGTTTGTAAAAGGTTCAGAAAAATACTTTACACCACCCTTTCAGTGGCAGGCGGGATTTTATAACGGAAGGTTCCGAACTTGGCAAGAGAAATTTGGCGCAATAGCCAAATATATCACTCTGTGGCATCCCCCGGATGCGATTCCAGCCACTTCCTCCACAAATCCGGACGGTTCAGGCGCGTACGCTCCAGAGACTTCCCGTGCTTCCATTTTTCAATGGCGGGGTGATTGCCGCCCAGCAAAATCTCCGGAACAGCCAGGCCCCGGAACACGTTCGGCTTAGTATAGGCGGGAGCCTCCAGCAAACCGTTGGAAAAAGATTCCTCCACGGAAGAACGCTCATCCCCCAGCACGCCGGGAATCAGGCGCGCTACGGCGTCAATTACCACCACAGAGGCAATGGCCCCGTTCGTGAGAATATAGTCCCCGATGGACAATTCCATATCCACCAGCTCTTCTACTACACGATGGTCCACCCCCTCATAATGACCGCAGAGGATAATGAGATGGCCTCCGGAGGCAGCCAATTCCGCGGCCAATGACTGGTTGAACGTACGGCCCTGAGGAGTCATCAGCACAACGCGGGTTTCCCGCCGGCGAAGTTCCTCTACGGCGGCAAAGATAGGTTCCGGCTTCAGCAGCATGCCCTGCCCCCCTCCGCAAAGGTAATCGTCCGTTTTGCGGTGCTTGTCCGTCGTCCAGTCACGGATATTATGGCAGCGTATCTCCAACAATCCCCTGTCACGGGCCTTTCCCAGAATGCTGCCGCCAAGAGGGGCTTCCACCATATCCGGGAACAGGGACAAAACGTCAATCATCAGTTTGGCGGCCATAAGAAAAAAACATCAGCGTTCGCGCTTATGGCCGCGCAGCATGGCCTCAATGAACGGATCCAGGTTGCCGTCCATCACGTCCTGAATATTGCCGGACTCTACGCCTGTGCGCAAATCTTTCACCATTTGATAAGGCTGGAAAACATAGGAACGGATCTGGTTGCCCCACCCGATGTCTCCCTTCTCACTGTACTGGCGGTCGGCTTCCGCCTGCTTTTTGTCTTCCTCAATCTGGTATAGCTTGGCACGCAGCATATTCATAGCCTCTTCCTTGTTACGAAGCTGGCTGCGCTCATTCTGGCAGGCCACGATCACACCGGAAGGAATATGCGTGATACGCACGGCGGTTTCCACCTTGTTCACGTTCTGGCCGCCCTTGCCGCCGGAACGGTAGGTATCCACCTTCAAATCCTTGTCCAGGATCTCAATATTGATGGAATCAGAAACTTCCGGCGTCGCGTCCAGGGAAGCGAAAGAAGTATGTCTCTTCCCGGCGGAATCAAAGGGAGAAATGCGCACCAGCCGGTGGATGCCGCGTTCATTCTTCAAATATCCGTAGGCATACTCTCCATCCACCTTCAATGTCACGGAACGAATGCCGGCGTCATCCCCGTCCGTACTCTCCAAATACGTCACGGAAAATCCCCGGCGCTCACACCAGCGGATATACATGCGCAATAACATGGATGCCCAGTCACAGGCTTCCGTGCCGCCGGCTCCGGCGTGGATGGTTACATAACAGGAAGCCTGGTCCTGCGGTCCGTTCAGCAGGGTCAGCAATTCAAAATCCGCCAGAGACTTCTGCCATCTGGCAAACTCTTCCACAGCCTCCCGGCCCAGGTCATCGTCATCCGCCTCCTGAGCCAGCTCAATAGCAGCGTCAATATCCTCCAGACGGGACTTCAGCGCGGAAAACGCCTCCATCCTGTGTTTCAGGGGATTCACCTCCGCCATCAGCGCCCGTGCGGCATTCTGGTCATCCCAGAAATCCGGGGCGCTCATGCGTTCATCCAATTCGGCTACTCGTTGTTGAATGCCGTCCAGGTCAAAGATAGCTCCCGAGCTCGGAAAGACGGCTATGCAGGACAGCCGTGTCGAGCGCCGAGAGATCTGCAGCGATATGGGGATCCATGCGCGGGAACCTATCACGAATTACCTGGACGGAAAAGGGCAAAATGCCGTTTCTCCCAGTCATCCTCTTTTACTCCGACTCGCACCGGGCCATTTCCAAGAATAATAACACTCCGCACGCTGAACAAAACCGCTCCTCTTCCGCAGGAAGAACATCTAACAGGAAATGAATATTTCCGAAACCAAGCCCACTTCCCCATTTCAATGCCCCATGGGAAAAACAGCAGACAAAAACCTTATTTCATTCCCTTACCTTACATCACCGTCTTCTGCCCTTCCCCCTCTTTCCGGAATGTGGCTCGGCCATCCATATCCCCGGCTTCCCATAAGAGAGCCCGGAGCCATGCTACTTGGCGGAATTTTCCTCTCCACCCTCAAAAGGGCGGATCCGGCAGGACCTGAGTTTTTCAATCTCCTCAAAAGTCATGATGTGTTCTATCTGGCAAGCCACTTCATTGGCGCGTTCTTCCGGGAGGGCCAATTCCTCCCGCAGGAAATCAAACAGAATACCGTGGCTGACAATAATTTTCCCGGCAATTCTGCGGCCTTGGGGAGTCAGCTTGACGGGAGCATACTGCGTATACTCCACCAGTCCCATATCCGCCAGTTGCTTGACGGCAGATGTAACGGAAGGCATCTTTACCTTAAGCATCTCTGCAATATCCCTCACCTGGGCCGTCCCGTTCTTTTCAGACAGCAACCCGATAGCTTCCAGATAATCCTCATTGCTCTTGGTCAGCTCCAACATGGTATAAAATGAAAGCTAATACTTTAGTGGAAACTAACTCAAGATTTTTTCCAGACTTCTTTGGAATGAGAAAAAAACCGCCGCGAATATGACCATTCGCGGCGGTTAAATTAATCAGCGTAATACGAAAACGGGCTTACTTCTCTTCAGAAGGGCTCCACTCTTCGTTTTCACGGGTAGCCAGATTGAAGGCGTGTTCCAGACCCACCATATCGCTGCTCGGGCGGAGGGCTTCAAAGGAAGCGGTTTCGCGGCGGAGCTGTTCGGTGTCGTAATTGACGGCCTTGATGGAAAGGCCGATACGGCGTTCGATGCTGTCCACTTTGATCACGCGGGCAGTGATTTCATCACCCACCTTGATCACATCCTTCACGCGTTCCACATGGTCTTCGCTCAACTGGGAGATATGAATCAGGCCGTCAATATCGCCGTCCAGATTCACAAAGGCGCCGAAGCTGGCAATCTTGGCCACCTGGCCAGTCACCATATCGCCCACCTTGAAGCGGTCATTGATGGATTCCCACGGATCGGACTCAAGCTGCTTGATACCAAGGGAGACGCGCTGATCCTCCTTCTTGATTTCCAAAACGATGGCTTCCACTTCGTCGCCCTTCTTGAGAACTTCGGAGGGATGATTGATCTTGCGGGTCCAGCTCATATCGGACACGTGGATCATGCCGTCGATGCCTTCTTCCAGTCCCACAAAAGCGCCGTAGGGAGTAAGGTTGCGAACCTGGCCCTTGATGACGGTACCAATCGGGAAACGGGATTCGATATCCGCCCAGGGATTGTCTTCCAACTGGCGGACACCGAGGGAAATCTTCTGTTCCTTCACAGAAATGGAAAGAACCACGGCTTCGATTTCCTGGTCCAGCTTCAATACATCGCTCGGACGGGTGATTCTCTTGACCCAGGACAATTCGGAAACGTGCACTAGGCCTTCCACGCCCTTTTCCAATTCCACAAAGGCGCCGTAAGGCAGGAGCTTGGTCACGCGGCCCTTGACATGGGAATTGATCGGGTATTTGCGTTCGATATCCGCCCAGGGGTTGTCTGTCATCTGCTTCAGGCCCAGGGAAACGCGTTCCTTTTCGCGATCCACTTCCAGAATCACGACTTCCAGGGACTGACCGATATGGAGCATTTCGCTCGGATGGTTCACGCGGCCCCAGCTCATATCCGTGATATGGAGCAGGCCGTCCATGCCGCGGAGGTCGACAAAAGCGCCGAAGTCCGTGATATTCTTCACGATACCTTCCACCTTGTCGCCTTCCTTGACGGTTTCAAGGAAGCGCTGGCGCTGGTCGGCGCGTTCGGCTTCAATCACCTCACGGCGGGAAAGGACGATATTTTTACGGTCGTCATTTACCTTGACGATCTTAAATTCGTAAACTTTTCCAACATACTCGTTCAGGTCGCGAGGAGGAATAATATCCACCTGGGAACCGGGCAGGAAAGCTTCCACGCCAACATTGACCATAAGACCGCCCTTGACGACGCTCTTCACTTTACCCTTAACCAGGCCGCCATCGCGGTACACGCCCACGATCTTATCCCAGTTCTGCTTATGGGCGGCCTTTTCCTTGGAAAGGACGACGATGCCTTCGTCGTTTTCGAGGCGTTCCAAAAGGACTTCAATTTGGTCCCCCACTTCGATTTCCTCGTCTTCAAACTCGGAAATGGAAATAGCGCCTTCGGACTTGTAGCCGATGTCCACCAAAACGACTTGGGGACGGATTTCTTGGATGGTTCCGGTAACAATGGAACCTTCACGCAATTCGCGGAACTTGCTGTCAATAAGTTCCGCCAGTTCAGTTGTGCTCATTTAAATGGTTGATGAGTTA encodes the following:
- a CDS encoding 30S ribosomal protein S1, whose amino-acid sequence is MSTTELAELIDSKFRELREGSIVTGTIQEIRPQVVLVDIGYKSEGAISISEFEDEEIEVGDQIEVLLERLENDEGIVVLSKEKAAHKQNWDKIVGVYRDGGLVKGKVKSVVKGGLMVNVGVEAFLPGSQVDIIPPRDLNEYVGKVYEFKIVKVNDDRKNIVLSRREVIEAERADQRQRFLETVKEGDKVEGIVKNITDFGAFVDLRGMDGLLHITDMSWGRVNHPSEMLHIGQSLEVVILEVDREKERVSLGLKQMTDNPWADIERKYPINSHVKGRVTKLLPYGAFVELEKGVEGLVHVSELSWVKRITRPSDVLKLDQEIEAVVLSISVKEQKISLGVRQLEDNPWADIESRFPIGTVIKGQVRNLTPYGAFVGLEEGIDGMIHVSDMSWTRKINHPSEVLKKGDEVEAIVLEIKKEDQRVSLGIKQLESDPWESINDRFKVGDMVTGQVAKIASFGAFVNLDGDIDGLIHISQLSEDHVERVKDVIKVGDEITARVIKVDSIERRIGLSIKAVNYDTEQLRRETASFEALRPSSDMVGLEHAFNLATRENEEWSPSEEK
- the tatA gene encoding twin-arginine translocase TatA/TatE family subunit, which produces MMNMLAIFGLGTPEIIAILVIVFLLFGAKKLPEFARGLGKSLGEFKKAKSEFEEELLKTEKETMSDASASKTEVRPSPELSQPIDVEVEKTADSKPEDK
- the prfB gene encoding peptide chain release factor 2 (programmed frameshift); the encoded protein is MDPHIAADLSALDTAVLHSRLSELGSYLDLDGIQQRVAELDERMSAPDFWDDQNAARALMAEVNPLKHRMEAFSALKSRLEDIDAAIELAQEADDDDLGREAVEEFARWQKSLADFELLTLLNGPQDQASCYVTIHAGAGGTEACDWASMLLRMYIRWCERRGFSVTYLESTDGDDAGIRSVTLKVDGEYAYGYLKNERGIHRLVRISPFDSAGKRHTSFASLDATPEVSDSINIEILDKDLKVDTYRSGGKGGQNVNKVETAVRITHIPSGVIVACQNERSQLRNKEEAMNMLRAKLYQIEEDKKQAEADRQYSEKGDIGWGNQIRSYVFQPYQMVKDLRTGVESGNIQDVMDGNLDPFIEAMLRGHKRER
- a CDS encoding tetratricopeptide repeat protein gives rise to the protein MKKHCRWWLFAGLWGLSLVQHPLLASQNISSPEPAGEGNFEAYLSGLRERALNGDPAAARELSVHYDVEGNAAETSKWMSEYVSLAEKRANNGDVDSMLDLGKLFYTGSRLYPKNLERARYWFTRAADSGNAAAQYQVAVMASQGAGGPKDEATAALYYKKSLQTWKKEADDGDSKAALWAALVYERKLVPDSSPEKSVPYLLQAAESGNLTAQGLLAFKYRDGLGVPQDAAKAVEWFEKAASRKDLGAVMELGIMFRDGKYLPPDREKAFHWFEKGAEWKDPYSMAALADMLLEGTPSAEQAARALALYREAAAAGYFPAALKAAELLQNGKGGELDADEAYRLLRRVADATGDPKAMYMLAQVYYTRGDEAQGDSLMKASAQAAYLPAMNRMARLHLLPDSSLPWNPVLSYYYWNQAGEMGDEKAASAAFWLLWGGSGIFLLAIFIIVWRFQRFAARRLAEQQKQEREASDDA
- a CDS encoding small basic protein, encoding MSKHSSLKATGTVGGKRSVLKRFERVKLLKERGEWKKGQSPLGLPKTKHEA
- a CDS encoding metal-dependent transcriptional regulator; its protein translation is MLELTKSNEDYLEAIGLLSEKNGTAQVRDIAEMLKVKMPSVTSAVKQLADMGLVEYTQYAPVKLTPQGRRIAGKIIVSHGILFDFLREELALPEERANEVACQIEHIMTFEEIEKLRSCRIRPFEGGEENSAK
- a CDS encoding pseudouridine synthase, translating into MSEEQHGSEENGGIRINKFLASCGIDSRRVADRLIGEGRVEVNGKVIDTPGMRVTEKDFVKVDGRHMTPMEEVVVLLNKPRGYVCSREAQGAIGTVYDLLPPRLRHLNYVGRLDADSEGLLIMTNKGELTQVLSHPTGGIEKEYWVTVDQNFDNSVLMQFLRGVRIPEGNAKAKYVCRASARRACIVLEQGLKRQVRQMFQCLGLRVRKLVRVRIGSLWGGDLEPGGWKFLDDADVALSLKNPPRQRKYLGASQLVAGGGAKGEQGGRGVDSDEDYVFNPEDFEAGDSYEPTPEMKTRFVETEDEREVKEDGYFRGDSGFRSRDRRGDFHRRGDGFRGRRGDGALRREAGFKEERRKGGFQRREGGFGRDRREGGFQHQEGGFRENRREGGFQRREGGFGRDRREGGFQHQERGFRENRREGGFQRREGGFGRDRRGGGFQRREGGFRKPGFGGRSSSSFSRGNRGH
- the trmD gene encoding tRNA (guanosine(37)-N1)-methyltransferase TrmD, translating into MAAKLMIDVLSLFPDMVEAPLGGSILGKARDRGLLEIRCHNIRDWTTDKHRKTDDYLCGGGQGMLLKPEPIFAAVEELRRRETRVVLMTPQGRTFNQSLAAELAASGGHLIILCGHYEGVDHRVVEELVDMELSIGDYILTNGAIASVVVIDAVARLIPGVLGDERSSVEESFSNGLLEAPAYTKPNVFRGLAVPEILLGGNHPAIEKWKHGKSLERTRLNRPDLWRKWLESHPGDATE